CCTAAATGAGTGCTTTAATCTTAAATAGGACAGTCCTGCGTGAATCTGTTTTTGTTGAAATCGAATAATTAGGTGCTGATGTTATATCTTCTCGGGTTCATATGGAGAAGACTTGCCTGCGTTGTGCTTATCCAGTGATCTGCACTGCTGCGTGATTGCGGGTTGCGTTTTAGTTTGTCCATTGTTTTGCTCGTGTTTGCTAACAACTTTTGTCGAATACACCTCACTGAGGAGAAGGGAATTGAAGGGAAAGTGAAATGAGGTAGGGGATGGGGAGAAGTGGGTATGTTTGCCTGCATCGAAAACGATGACCTTATGCTGTTCTTTCGTTTGTCAGAAGGAAGCGTTCTGTTCATTTTCGCTCGATTATCAATGGAAGACAACCTGGTTGATTCCATCGACCAATTTGGGTTGGCTGCATTATGGAGCTGGCTTTGTTATATAAGGGCATGCAGTTTCAGTGTTGCCCATAGATATTGTCATGGTGTTGCAGTTCAACGATGATGGTAGATTTCTCCTACGTGCCTTTAGTTGTGTGGGAAGGACACTGGGAAGTGGAGGAGATCGCAAACTTCAGTTATGATacttggaaaaagaaaaattgttacACTCAAAATTTCGCTCTTATGCAGAATAAGAAATTGTCGTCGGTGTTTGCAAATGTCATTCATTAGAAATTTAGGTTTGAGGAAAGTGTTAATGAGTCAATGATGATCTTGAGTTATGCATTTTGGGAGATTCAAATTGTCATACGGTGGggatgaataattgagatgTTACTCCGGGCTATCAATGTTAGCCCAAGATTTGAAAATAGGAAAAAGCAGTGTTCTTCTACTCATTCACCTATATGAGGAATTCATCACTTCATGTTTTATATTTGTGAACTTCTTGCAAACATATCTTTCTTACTTATGCCGGTATTAGGTGTGAGGTTAATTGATTTCTCTGATGCTTCAGTTTTTACTTCCAGATTAGCACTAGAAACAAATTTTATGGCTGGAAAAGTTGCACAGAAAGCAGTGAAGGCAATTGGGGAGTACCAATACCCATGGCGTGAAAAGCTGGCGAAATACAAGGATGAGCTATCCAAGGGAGTGTGGGGATATTGGGAGCTTGGGGCGTGGAAGCCCTTGGGCATTAGCGCTCGTCGCAGAGCTAGGCTCCGCAAGGAAGTCCTACTCGCAGGGCAAGACTGGCCATTTGATCCCGAGAGGAAGGAGATGAGGAATGTCCGGAAAGGACACAAGTGCGACAGGATAGCCGCTGAGAAGCGTGAAAACACCGCGAGGCTGATGGAGAAGATGCCTGATATGTTGCTCGCCTACAAGAAGCGCAGGtgggagaagaagatgaaggaaGAGGACAAGAAGTGAATCAGAAGATTGCTCCCTTCTCTGTAATGTTTTTGCAGATTTCGCTTCTTGGACCTTTAATAAGCAATGTTGCTTCTACTATACATGGATCATTTGGCTGTTTTAGTGCACAAAAGAAAAGATCGACTTCCTGGGAACGTGAAGAACTTGGATACGGATTGTTCACGGGGTATGTCGAGTCACATATGTAGACTTGCTGCTATTATATTTGGACCGCAAAAATGTCATAATCTCAATTCGATTTAAACGGACTTATAGAGATGAGCTATCGTACCTACTATGTGTGCCGTCGGAGATTCACGGAGTCCCGGGAATTAGTTGGGCAAAGCCTAGACTACTCGGGTCAgccaaaaaagagaaaaatcgTACGGTGTGTTGAGaacccaaaataaaaataaaaggtgaaGGTTCTACCGAGATTTGAACTCGGGTTACTGGATTCAGAGTCCAATGTCCTAACCACTAGACCATAGAACCATGTTGCTGTTCATggattatatttttctatccAACTGGCCCCCCGGTCGCCCCCGCCCCCTCCCAGTGGAAGAATGACCATCCACAGAGCTCGGAGCTGGTGGAGCTCAGCATGTTGAGAACGTGTCCCCGAGTCCATGCAGGATGACCGACGCGACAGGGGACATTGCCACCTTTTATTGGAAATTGAGACATCAGTTTCTTGGCTGTCGTACGTCGATGATTTCTTAAACTCTCCTTTTTCTATTACTTGGAAGAACAGCCAGAACAGGCAGAAGTGGTGAGAAGAACTAATGGCAGGAATACTCTCCCTAAAGAGAAGCCTACTGACCGCCAACTTGAAGCTGCTGATTAGAGACTCCTCCTCCTATGCTCACCATACCGGCAAAGTCATCACCGCCACTGCCGCCGCCTCCTTCTCCACCGCATTCGAACGTGCACAGGTAAAGCTCCTGTTTTCTGGGAAAACATCTTTGGTCTTGGTTTTTCCGAAGGTTGGTCGGTCGGGATGGACCAATGTCGATGCGACCGGGATTTTGTAATTTCCATGGTGCGTGGAAAATGTTTCAGGGTAGCAATGCAGTGGAAGAGTCTATGGACAGCTCAGGTGGACCTGCTGTGACTCCAGGTACATCGAACAACGACCCAACAAGGCAAGGGACGTACGAAGCCAAGCAAGAAGCCCTTGACGTTGATCAGGATCGAGCGAGCGGTGTAACGGGTTTCATGGCCGAGAAGGTAAGAGACGGGGCTGAGAAGGCCAAGGAGATGACCGATAGGGTGGGGGAGACGGCCAAGAAGACGATTGATGGAGCTCGGAAGGCGGCTGCAGAGACCACTCAGCCGATCAAGGAGGCTGTCACCAGGGACGATGAGGACGAGAAGAGAGGGCCGAACCAGAATGTTGATTCTTGGGATTATAGAAACATCGTGGATTTAAGGCAGAGGGCCGGTGGGTACGAT
Above is a window of Punica granatum isolate Tunisia-2019 chromosome 7, ASM765513v2, whole genome shotgun sequence DNA encoding:
- the LOC116215157 gene encoding uncharacterized protein LOC116215157, with the translated sequence MAGKVAQKAVKAIGEYQYPWREKLAKYKDELSKGVWGYWELGAWKPLGISARRRARLRKEVLLAGQDWPFDPERKEMRNVRKGHKCDRIAAEKRENTARLMEKMPDMLLAYKKRRWEKKMKEEDKK
- the LOC116215156 gene encoding uncharacterized protein LOC116215156, translated to MAGILSLKRSLLTANLKLLIRDSSSYAHHTGKVITATAAASFSTAFERAQGSNAVEESMDSSGGPAVTPGTSNNDPTRQGTYEAKQEALDVDQDRASGVTGFMAEKVRDGAEKAKEMTDRVGETAKKTIDGARKAAAETTQPIKEAVTRDDEDEKRGPNQNVDSWDYRNIVDLRQRAGGYDTGAP